The Actinomycetota bacterium genome has a segment encoding these proteins:
- a CDS encoding aspartate aminotransferase family protein encodes MSSLPEREAAVLWPTYARPQVEFVRGQGVHLWDARGREYLDFLGGIAVVAAGHAHPRVVQAVTAQLGTLGHTSNLYFTGPQVELAERLVGHFGGDAKVFLSNSGAEANEAAIKVARRWGRANRGEQATGIVATLGGFHGRTLATLAATGKPAMHTPFQPLPPGFSHVPFGDVDALAAAIGPDTAAVLIEPIQGEAGIRVPPPGYLRAVRELTSRAGVLLIVDEIQSGMGRTGRFFAHQHDEIRPDVVTMAKALGSGYPIGATIARTEVADAMQRGDHGTTFGGNPVACTAALATLDVVEPLLAGHVDKVSTRLGDGLQELRRRLTGRSTWAPPSADDADDGLPGAEVRGAGLWFALDLGPEAPADAKAAALAALGRGLVVNPVTDTALRLAPPLVVTEDEIDEGLARLGAALEEAGLCR; translated from the coding sequence ATGAGCAGCCTGCCCGAGCGCGAGGCGGCCGTGCTGTGGCCGACCTACGCGCGGCCCCAGGTCGAGTTCGTCCGCGGCCAGGGGGTGCACCTGTGGGACGCCCGCGGCCGCGAGTACCTCGACTTCCTGGGCGGGATCGCGGTGGTCGCCGCCGGCCACGCCCACCCCCGGGTCGTGCAGGCGGTGACGGCCCAGCTCGGCACCCTCGGCCACACCTCCAACCTCTACTTCACCGGCCCCCAGGTGGAGCTGGCCGAGCGGCTGGTCGGCCACTTCGGCGGCGACGCCAAGGTGTTCCTGTCGAACTCGGGCGCCGAGGCCAACGAGGCCGCCATCAAGGTGGCCCGGCGCTGGGGCCGGGCCAACCGGGGCGAGCAGGCCACCGGCATCGTGGCCACCCTGGGCGGCTTCCACGGCCGCACCCTGGCCACCCTGGCCGCCACCGGGAAGCCGGCCATGCACACGCCGTTCCAGCCGCTCCCGCCCGGGTTCTCCCACGTGCCCTTCGGGGACGTGGACGCCCTGGCCGCGGCCATCGGGCCGGACACGGCGGCCGTGCTGATCGAGCCGATCCAGGGCGAGGCCGGCATCCGGGTCCCGCCCCCCGGCTACCTCCGCGCCGTCCGGGAGCTCACCAGCCGGGCCGGGGTGCTGCTGATCGTGGACGAGATCCAGTCCGGGATGGGCCGCACCGGCCGCTTCTTCGCCCACCAGCACGACGAGATCCGGCCCGACGTGGTCACCATGGCCAAGGCGCTCGGCTCCGGCTACCCGATCGGCGCCACCATCGCCCGGACCGAGGTGGCCGACGCCATGCAGCGCGGCGACCACGGCACCACCTTCGGCGGCAACCCGGTCGCCTGCACCGCCGCCCTGGCCACCCTGGACGTGGTCGAGCCGCTGCTCGCCGGCCACGTCGACAAGGTGTCGACCCGGCTGGGCGACGGGCTCCAGGAGCTGCGGAGACGCCTCACCGGCCGCTCCACCTGGGCCCCGCCGAGCGCCGACGACGCCGACGACGGGCTCCCCGGAGCCGAGGTCCGGGGAGCGGGCCTGTGGTTCGCCCTCGACCTCGGTCCCGAGGCGCCGGCCGACGCCAAGGCGGCCGCCCTGGCCGCGCTCGGCCGCGGGCTGGTCGTCAACCCAGTCACCGACACCGCCCTGCGCCTGGCCCCGCCCCTGGTGGTCACCGAGGACGAGATCGACGAGGGGCTGGCCCGGCTGGGCGCGGCCCTGGAGGAGGCCGGCCTGTGTCGCTGA
- the argR gene encoding arginine repressor, with amino-acid sequence MSLKAARQQALAALLRTRQVSSQALVLEHLRAQGFDATQATISRDLDDLGAVKVRGPDGRLVYALPEPGNGQGADHDEVRRMLGASLLAIVPSGNLVVLRTPPGHAAALASTLDRAGIAGVAGTVAGDDTILVVCTERTPGRVMARQLAALAVTPPELPAISEPYRGATA; translated from the coding sequence GTGTCGCTGAAGGCGGCCCGCCAGCAGGCCCTGGCGGCGCTGCTCCGGACCCGGCAGGTGTCCAGCCAGGCCCTGGTCCTGGAGCACCTGCGCGCCCAGGGCTTCGACGCCACCCAGGCGACCATCTCGCGCGACCTCGACGACCTGGGCGCGGTCAAGGTCCGGGGGCCGGACGGCCGGCTCGTCTACGCCCTGCCCGAGCCGGGCAACGGCCAGGGCGCCGACCACGACGAGGTCCGCCGCATGCTCGGGGCGTCGCTGCTGGCCATCGTGCCCAGCGGCAACCTGGTCGTGCTCCGCACCCCGCCCGGGCACGCGGCCGCGCTCGCCTCCACTCTCGACCGGGCCGGCATCGCCGGGGTCGCCGGCACCGTCGCCGGGGACGACACCATCCTGGTCGTCTGCACCGAACGGACCCCCGGCCGGGTCATGGCCCGCCAGCTCGCCGCCCTGGCGGTGACCCCGCCCGAACTGCCCGCCATCTCCGAACCCTACCGAGGAGCCACCGCATGA
- the argB gene encoding acetylglutamate kinase: MTTAQPATGPVQRRPVGSGHAVPTLDDLQAKAAAVHEALPWIKRLSGRTVVVKYGGAAMGTAGFDAFVDDVVLLRYVGVDVIVVHGGGPEVSQLMARFGKEPVFVSGHRVTDAETMDLARMVLVGRVNKTLVGRINTHGRLAVGLSGEDGLLLRARPRVDPGGADLGYVGDVEAVDPTALRALTDKGLVPVVATVAAGPQGQPYNVNADAAAGSLAAALGAEKLVYLTDVEGLYADLADPGSLLQQLTVAEVEAILAGGEVAAGMVPKLTGIVTALRGGVRRAHILDGRREHALLLELFTDSGVGTMVAAESAEEER, encoded by the coding sequence ATGACAACGGCCCAGCCGGCGACGGGTCCGGTCCAGCGGCGTCCGGTGGGGTCCGGGCACGCCGTTCCGACCCTGGACGACCTGCAGGCCAAGGCGGCCGCCGTCCACGAGGCCCTGCCCTGGATCAAGCGGCTGTCGGGCCGCACGGTGGTCGTCAAGTACGGCGGGGCGGCCATGGGCACGGCCGGCTTCGACGCCTTCGTCGACGACGTCGTCCTGCTCCGCTACGTGGGCGTCGACGTGATCGTCGTCCACGGCGGCGGCCCCGAGGTCAGCCAGCTCATGGCCCGCTTCGGCAAGGAGCCGGTGTTCGTCAGCGGCCACCGGGTCACCGACGCCGAGACCATGGACCTGGCCCGCATGGTGCTGGTCGGCCGGGTCAACAAGACCCTGGTGGGCCGCATCAACACCCACGGCCGCCTGGCCGTCGGCCTGTCCGGCGAGGACGGCCTGCTGCTCCGGGCCAGGCCCCGGGTCGACCCGGGCGGCGCCGACCTCGGCTACGTCGGCGACGTCGAGGCGGTCGACCCGACCGCGCTGCGCGCCCTCACCGACAAGGGCCTGGTCCCGGTGGTGGCCACGGTGGCCGCCGGCCCCCAGGGCCAGCCCTACAACGTCAACGCCGACGCCGCCGCCGGGTCGCTGGCGGCCGCCCTCGGCGCCGAGAAGCTGGTCTACCTGACCGACGTGGAGGGGCTCTACGCCGACCTGGCCGACCCGGGCTCGCTGCTCCAGCAGCTCACCGTGGCCGAGGTCGAGGCCATCCTGGCCGGCGGCGAGGTCGCGGCCGGGATGGTGCCCAAGCTCACCGGGATCGTGACCGCCCTGCGCGGCGGGGTCCGCCGGGCCCACATCCTCGACGGCCGGCGCGAGCACGCCCTGCTGCTGGAGCTGTTCACCGACTCCGGGGTCGGGACCATGGTGGCGGCGGAGTCGGCGGAGGAGGAGCGATGA
- a CDS encoding argininosuccinate synthase encodes MTRPTADLVVLAYSGGLDTTVTVHRLVHEQGRAVVALLADVGQGEDLPALAERALAAGAADAVVVDARDRFAAEFLVPAVRANALYEGRYPLVSALSRPLIAQLLVEEARRRGAGAVAHGCTGKGNDQVRFEVSCGALAPELEILAPVRDSAMSRPEAISYADKHGIDLGWITEAKPWSVDQNLWGRTVEAGVLEDPWLAPPEEAFEWTASPATASGAREVVVGFEGGVPATIDGAEVGLAGVVAALNQAGGQVGFGRVDMMENRRVGIKSREVYEVPGALAVIAAHRDLEDLTLDRDVLHEKARLDIRYAELVYDGLWFSPLKAALDAFVAETQPAVTGEVRLELSPGRCQPTGRRAERALYRPDLATYDSGDAFDHDAGRGFVSLWGLPTRTWARVHGDG; translated from the coding sequence ATGACCCGACCCACCGCCGACCTCGTGGTGCTCGCCTACTCGGGCGGGCTGGACACGACCGTGACCGTGCACCGGCTGGTCCACGAGCAGGGTCGCGCCGTGGTCGCCCTGCTGGCCGACGTGGGCCAGGGCGAGGACCTGCCGGCGCTGGCCGAGCGGGCCCTGGCCGCCGGGGCGGCCGACGCCGTGGTGGTGGACGCCCGGGACCGCTTCGCGGCCGAGTTCCTGGTCCCGGCGGTGCGGGCCAACGCCCTCTACGAGGGCCGCTACCCGCTGGTGTCGGCCCTGTCGCGGCCGCTGATCGCCCAGCTGCTGGTCGAGGAGGCCCGGCGCCGGGGGGCGGGCGCGGTCGCCCACGGCTGCACCGGCAAGGGCAACGACCAGGTCCGGTTCGAGGTCAGCTGCGGCGCCCTCGCCCCCGAGCTGGAGATCCTGGCCCCGGTCAGGGATTCGGCCATGAGCCGGCCGGAGGCGATCTCCTACGCCGACAAGCACGGCATCGACCTGGGCTGGATCACCGAGGCCAAGCCGTGGTCGGTCGACCAGAACCTGTGGGGCCGGACCGTCGAGGCCGGGGTCCTTGAGGACCCGTGGCTGGCCCCGCCGGAGGAGGCCTTCGAGTGGACGGCCTCGCCGGCCACGGCCAGCGGCGCCCGCGAGGTGGTGGTCGGCTTCGAGGGCGGGGTGCCGGCGACGATCGACGGGGCCGAGGTCGGGCTGGCCGGAGTCGTCGCCGCCCTCAACCAGGCCGGAGGCCAGGTGGGGTTCGGGCGGGTCGACATGATGGAGAACCGGCGGGTCGGCATCAAGAGCCGCGAGGTCTACGAGGTGCCGGGCGCCCTGGCGGTGATCGCCGCCCACCGGGACCTGGAGGACCTGACCCTGGACCGCGACGTGCTCCACGAGAAGGCCCGCCTCGACATCCGCTACGCCGAGCTCGTCTACGACGGCCTGTGGTTCTCGCCCCTCAAGGCGGCCCTGGACGCGTTCGTGGCCGAGACCCAGCCGGCCGTCACCGGCGAGGTCCGCCTGGAGCTGTCGCCCGGGCGCTGCCAGCCGACCGGCCGGCGGGCCGAGCGGGCCCTGTACCGGCCCGACCTGGCCACCTACGACAGCGGCGACGCCTTCGACCACGACGCCGGGCGGGGCTTCGTGTCCCTGTGGGGGCTGCCCACCCGCACCTGGGCCCGGGTCCACGGGGATGGGTGA